A region of Flavobacterium album DNA encodes the following proteins:
- a CDS encoding 2Fe-2S iron-sulfur cluster-binding protein: MSTFHSLVIKDIRRETPQAVSIAFEIPEKLKEDYSFTAGQYINIKTEFEGQEIRKAYSICSAPGSNELRVAIKAVKNGGFSVFANERLTIGDTMEVGTPEGKFTFEPKADRQRNYAAFAAGSGITPVLSIIQSVLQSEPESTFVLVYGNKTPNDTIFHDFLHKLQQEYVGRFFVHFVFSQARAEDALFGRIERSTVNFVIRNKHKEKEFAKFYLCGPEEMILAVNEVLKENNVPEKNIKFELFSTPIAEKKIEENLDGQTKITVLVDDEEVTFLMSQQMTILDAALKQGIDAPYSCQGGICSSCMARITNGKAEMKKNAILTDGEIAEGLILTCQAHPTTPEIYVDYDDV; the protein is encoded by the coding sequence ATGTCTACATTTCATTCGCTTGTCATAAAAGATATCAGGAGGGAAACGCCACAGGCTGTTTCCATAGCTTTTGAGATCCCCGAAAAATTAAAAGAAGATTATAGCTTTACCGCAGGTCAGTACATCAATATCAAAACCGAATTTGAAGGCCAGGAGATCCGCAAGGCCTATTCTATATGTTCCGCGCCGGGCAGCAATGAGCTTCGTGTGGCCATTAAGGCAGTAAAGAACGGCGGCTTTTCTGTTTTTGCAAACGAAAGGCTTACCATAGGCGATACCATGGAGGTAGGCACCCCCGAAGGAAAATTCACTTTTGAGCCAAAAGCCGACAGGCAGCGCAACTATGCAGCATTTGCAGCCGGCAGCGGCATCACCCCGGTACTTTCTATAATACAGTCGGTTTTACAGAGCGAACCCGAGAGCACGTTTGTGCTGGTATACGGCAACAAGACACCAAACGATACTATCTTCCACGACTTCCTGCATAAACTGCAGCAGGAATATGTAGGGCGCTTCTTCGTGCATTTCGTGTTCAGCCAGGCCAGGGCCGAAGATGCGCTTTTCGGCAGGATCGAGCGTTCTACCGTTAACTTCGTTATCAGGAATAAACACAAGGAAAAAGAATTCGCTAAATTTTACCTGTGCGGTCCGGAGGAAATGATCCTCGCGGTAAATGAGGTGCTGAAAGAAAATAATGTACCCGAAAAGAATATTAAATTCGAACTGTTCTCAACACCGATAGCCGAGAAGAAGATCGAGGAGAACTTAGATGGGCAGACAAAAATAACTGTACTGGTTGACGACGAGGAGGTTACTTTCCTTATGTCGCAGCAAATGACGATACTGGATGCCGCACTAAAACAGGGCATCGATGCGCCTTACTCCTGCCAGGGCGGTATTTGCAGCAGCTGTATGGCCCGCATCACTAACGGTAAGGCTGAAATGAAGAAAAACGCCATACTGACCGACGGCGAGATCGCCGAAGGCCTTATCCTGACTTGCCAGGCACACCCTACCACACCGGAGATCTATGTAGATTATGATGATGTGTAG